Proteins found in one Vallitalea guaymasensis genomic segment:
- the rpsA gene encoding 30S ribosomal protein S1, protein MDEKFTEKSPAEIVDAVDKEEVKEEIKETEVENTPSMEDYAEEIDNTFVKLTEGDIVEGKVLSVTDTEILVNIGYISDGIVPAQEIIHDEDVSLKDLYKENDMIKAQVTDLHDGEGNVLLSIKKAEQIIVWDELKEAFENKTTVKVIAKEAVKGGIKCVIKGIRAFMPGSRLSVNYVEDLNEFVGKELEARVIDLDVEKKNVVLSRKELEKEELEKKKHKLLQSIKKNDRMSGVVKRITNFGAFVDIGGIDGLVHINDLSWKRVKHPSEVVNVGDNVEVYVLDVDKARERISLGLKNVNDDPWLNIKEKYTEGNIYEGTVVRLLSFGAFVMLDGGIEGLVHISEIADKRIEKPEDVLEIGDKVTVKLLGIDEKGKKIKLSIKEAKDDVNKEEFNKFNDDSEISTSLKDVFKGIMDNFKE, encoded by the coding sequence ATGGACGAAAAATTTACTGAGAAATCTCCAGCAGAAATCGTAGATGCTGTGGATAAAGAAGAAGTAAAAGAAGAAATCAAAGAAACAGAAGTAGAGAACACACCTTCAATGGAAGACTATGCTGAGGAGATTGATAATACTTTTGTTAAACTTACAGAAGGTGATATTGTTGAAGGTAAAGTATTATCTGTAACTGATACAGAAATACTTGTTAACATAGGATATATTTCTGATGGTATTGTACCTGCGCAAGAAATAATACACGATGAAGATGTAAGTCTAAAAGACTTATATAAAGAAAATGACATGATCAAAGCACAAGTCACAGACCTACATGATGGTGAAGGAAATGTACTGCTTTCAATAAAAAAAGCTGAACAAATCATAGTTTGGGATGAATTGAAAGAAGCTTTTGAGAATAAAACTACAGTTAAGGTAATCGCAAAAGAAGCAGTTAAAGGTGGAATCAAGTGTGTTATAAAAGGTATAAGAGCTTTTATGCCTGGTTCTAGATTATCTGTTAATTATGTAGAAGACCTTAATGAGTTTGTAGGTAAAGAACTAGAAGCAAGAGTAATTGATTTAGATGTAGAAAAGAAAAATGTTGTTTTATCAAGAAAAGAACTAGAAAAAGAAGAATTAGAAAAGAAAAAGCATAAATTACTTCAGAGCATTAAGAAAAATGATAGAATGTCTGGTGTAGTTAAGAGAATCACTAATTTTGGAGCTTTCGTTGATATAGGCGGTATCGATGGACTTGTACATATTAACGATTTGTCATGGAAGAGAGTTAAACACCCTTCAGAAGTAGTAAATGTAGGGGACAATGTTGAAGTATATGTACTTGATGTTGATAAGGCAAGAGAAAGAATTTCACTAGGATTAAAAAATGTTAATGATGACCCATGGCTTAATATAAAAGAAAAATATACTGAAGGCAATATCTATGAAGGTACTGTTGTAAGATTATTAAGTTTTGGAGCATTTGTCATGTTAGATGGTGGTATTGAAGGACTAGTTCATATATCAGAAATAGCTGACAAAAGAATAGAAAAACCAGAAGATGTTCTAGAAATAGGCGATAAAGTTACTGTAAAATTACTAGGTATAGATGAGAAAGGCAAAAAAATAAAACTTAGTATAAAAGAAGCTAAAGACGATGTTAATAAAGAAGAATTCAATAAATTTAATGATGACTCAGAGATATCAACTAGTTTAAAAGATGTTTTTAAAGGAATAATGGATAACTTTAAAGAGTAA
- a CDS encoding zinc ribbon domain-containing protein, whose translation MKKCPKCNGECLEESTFCGICGYKFTDNTEPEIINEENLSMENDDKQLNQTDDKTIQDSTVEKSDVNNDFTDNNVTDDGIYEVVEESTEEVNVIKEDNSDDKGNKGKGNKVIAGVAVGLIVAVLALATVLIFGKDLFSKKSEEEKLVDAYEKLLKANTIDMAYNFSFTDLDIQGMDNSDPQAALVANMIKDFSFDVNTKMDRKEHIMEGDININMQNNKLMNADFYVDKELVGINIPFIYDKTFYVTWDSLFNKIKDETDVSINWKDYLELLDKENYPSAKKIDESKYNKLASEFVKEILGDVTKESVRIGDQNISCDKYPLQLDYAKIMEFGFKIMDEMVTDEDAKAFIYEVVDKVSEKIIANEDYTYFDITEEEFKNGIEEFKNNYEDMLDELDGKSILEKMAEEEGFDINTLPDLMEAGINIKADVFVDKNNTIRKVDFIEEISDTQTNMKMGVKMECVINSINKKLKFNGIDKSEGVNPIELDQQQIEELIVEMQSTIMGKVMTHPFLSQLIGQFSGGQMY comes from the coding sequence ATGAAGAAATGTCCAAAATGTAATGGTGAATGTTTAGAAGAATCTACGTTTTGTGGTATCTGTGGGTATAAATTTACGGATAATACTGAACCAGAAATAATTAATGAGGAGAATTTATCTATGGAAAATGACGACAAGCAACTTAATCAAACCGACGATAAGACTATACAAGACAGTACTGTAGAAAAATCAGATGTTAATAATGATTTTACTGATAATAACGTAACGGATGATGGCATTTATGAAGTTGTTGAAGAAAGTACAGAAGAAGTTAACGTTATCAAAGAAGACAATAGTGATGATAAAGGGAATAAAGGAAAAGGAAATAAAGTAATTGCTGGAGTAGCTGTTGGACTTATAGTTGCAGTCTTAGCTCTAGCTACAGTATTAATATTTGGAAAAGACTTATTTAGTAAAAAGAGCGAGGAAGAGAAATTAGTAGATGCTTATGAAAAATTATTAAAAGCTAATACTATAGACATGGCATATAACTTTTCTTTTACTGATTTAGATATTCAAGGTATGGACAATAGTGATCCACAAGCAGCACTTGTTGCAAATATGATAAAAGATTTTAGTTTTGATGTAAATACAAAAATGGATAGAAAAGAGCATATTATGGAAGGCGATATTAACATTAATATGCAAAACAATAAACTAATGAATGCTGATTTCTATGTTGATAAAGAATTAGTGGGAATAAATATACCTTTTATATATGATAAGACTTTCTATGTTACATGGGACAGTCTATTCAACAAGATTAAAGATGAAACAGATGTAAGTATTAATTGGAAAGATTATCTAGAGCTATTAGACAAAGAAAATTATCCATCAGCTAAAAAGATTGATGAAAGTAAATATAATAAATTAGCTAGTGAATTTGTTAAAGAAATATTAGGAGATGTAACTAAAGAATCAGTAAGAATCGGTGATCAAAATATTAGTTGTGATAAATATCCATTACAATTGGATTATGCTAAAATAATGGAATTTGGTTTCAAGATAATGGATGAAATGGTAACTGACGAAGATGCCAAAGCATTTATTTATGAAGTTGTTGATAAAGTTTCAGAAAAAATTATTGCAAATGAAGATTATACATATTTTGATATTACTGAAGAAGAATTCAAAAATGGTATTGAAGAATTCAAGAATAATTATGAAGATATGTTAGATGAATTAGACGGTAAATCAATCTTGGAGAAGATGGCAGAAGAAGAAGGATTTGATATTAATACCTTACCAGATCTAATGGAAGCAGGAATTAACATCAAGGCGGATGTTTTTGTTGATAAAAACAATACCATAAGAAAAGTTGATTTCATCGAAGAAATTAGTGATACTCAGACAAACATGAAAATGGGAGTAAAAATGGAATGTGTAATCAACTCAATAAATAAGAAACTTAAATTTAATGGTATTGACAAATCAGAAGGTGTTAATCCTATTGAACTTGATCAACAACAGATTGAAGAGTTAATTGTTGAAATGCAAAGTACAATAATGGGTAAGGTAATGACTCACCCATTCTTAAGTCAATTAATAGGACAATTCAGTGGAGGTCAAATGTACTAA
- a CDS encoding ABC transporter permease, protein MIMTFWGLFNKNFKELIREKKRNVLLFVLPIAMFVFVFLFFTNSQVEKSFVKPISIGIIDNDKSLYSSALIEAYKGNESFTDFINISVGNNELKEAFEQGEYDALVEVPKDFADSLMRFEEDPVQVKIAYEDPMKAILFKNVMESYENFITSVQVGVEVLYDKMEELSMTNEEISLYNNEISYELVMTSVGRNRFFRYRGLVNIPSTTSVNYFFIAIIMMFLMYMSIFTAIDLLREREHMCFKRLKVARISIFRYLLSKLLSSTVFIFIIVIVWFLMISITTNLTIHNNLGYIVLYIISCILFAVSFAMFISSLFKRDENVILVSNIYIFINAIIGGSIIPIHYMPDVLRKIAVITPNYWMIKGMLYLDSGYKPMYGIIIMSVFILMSILLTYLSFLRYKNNN, encoded by the coding sequence ATGATAATGACTTTTTGGGGACTATTTAATAAAAATTTCAAAGAGTTGATAAGAGAAAAAAAACGAAATGTTTTATTGTTTGTTCTACCAATAGCTATGTTTGTATTTGTTTTCTTGTTCTTTACCAACAGCCAAGTAGAAAAATCATTTGTTAAACCTATTAGCATAGGTATAATTGATAATGATAAAAGCTTGTACAGTTCAGCTCTTATTGAAGCTTATAAAGGTAATGAGTCATTTACTGACTTTATCAATATAAGCGTTGGAAATAATGAGTTGAAAGAAGCTTTTGAACAAGGAGAATACGATGCATTAGTTGAAGTTCCCAAAGATTTTGCTGATAGTCTGATGAGATTTGAAGAAGACCCAGTACAGGTCAAAATTGCTTATGAGGATCCTATGAAAGCAATTTTGTTTAAAAATGTTATGGAAAGCTATGAAAATTTTATTACTTCTGTTCAAGTAGGAGTAGAAGTACTATATGATAAAATGGAAGAACTGTCTATGACTAATGAGGAGATTTCATTGTATAACAATGAAATCTCCTATGAATTAGTTATGACTTCTGTAGGAAGAAATAGATTCTTTAGATATAGGGGACTAGTCAATATTCCTTCTACCACATCAGTTAATTACTTTTTTATTGCAATAATAATGATGTTCTTAATGTACATGTCTATATTTACAGCTATAGATTTACTTAGAGAAAGAGAGCATATGTGTTTCAAAAGATTAAAAGTAGCTAGGATATCAATTTTTAGATACTTATTAAGTAAATTACTAAGCTCTACTGTTTTTATTTTTATTATTGTAATAGTATGGTTTTTAATGATATCAATCACTACCAATCTAACCATTCATAATAATCTAGGATATATAGTTTTATATATTATAAGCTGCATATTGTTTGCAGTGAGTTTTGCTATGTTTATTTCCAGCTTGTTCAAAAGAGATGAGAATGTCATATTAGTAAGTAATATATATATTTTCATAAATGCCATTATAGGTGGTAGTATAATTCCTATACATTACATGCCTGATGTACTTAGAAAAATAGCTGTGATTACTCCTAATTATTGGATGATTAAGGGAATGTTATATCTAGATAGTGGATATAAACCTATGTATGGCATTATTATTATGAGTGTGTTCATTTTAATGAGTATATTGCTTACATACTTATCTTTTTTAAGATACAAGAATAACAACTAA
- a CDS encoding ABC transporter permease — protein MNRLFNILQSRLKLLFKSKMIIILLIIMISLFGMLVGTLYHNADESSSIPVAVVDKDGTDMSKNILDNLDDDKTLRVFHSTETEAMGKLKDGQIEAVYILKKGLKDNIINEKYDEIIDVYYIRGSNVAKFVGDIFAEKVLRDLCLTKSINLLERALEENDYDDKDSILREAYEYGISMQDYSNDKHYYINVEFVDSDKSSIDANTLDNDLIYKKMILGIIISFTSFFLLFASISIVKDKENGMLGKIQITSTNNATIILGNYLSLVVSGSIIGMIFSIINSVYAADNHLKIFFGTFIALLMFVISISSLIMFFTSVIDKTSTFTMIFTIFILIMGIVSGSFFSIDLLTGGIKSLSYLIPNYWTLNYLTDIITKGFDSIDLLKYMGIMLVYTVIMILITYSINKYRRKVIR, from the coding sequence ATGAACAGGTTATTTAACATATTGCAAAGCAGATTGAAGTTATTGTTTAAAAGTAAGATGATTATCATATTATTAATTATAATGATAAGCTTATTTGGTATGCTTGTCGGTACCTTATATCATAATGCTGACGAGAGTAGTAGTATACCCGTAGCCGTAGTGGACAAGGATGGTACTGATATGTCTAAGAACATATTGGATAATTTGGATGATGATAAGACTTTGCGTGTTTTCCATAGTACTGAAACTGAAGCAATGGGCAAATTGAAAGATGGACAGATTGAAGCTGTATACATATTAAAAAAAGGTCTTAAAGACAATATTATCAATGAGAAATATGATGAGATTATTGATGTCTATTATATAAGAGGCAGTAATGTTGCAAAATTCGTAGGAGATATATTTGCTGAAAAAGTACTAAGGGATTTATGTCTGACTAAAAGTATAAATCTACTTGAGAGAGCTTTAGAAGAAAATGATTATGATGACAAAGATTCTATTCTAAGAGAAGCTTATGAATATGGGATTTCTATGCAAGATTATAGTAATGACAAGCATTATTATATAAACGTTGAATTTGTTGATAGTGACAAATCCAGTATTGATGCAAATACTTTAGATAATGATTTGATATATAAAAAAATGATTTTAGGTATAATCATTTCTTTTACATCTTTTTTCTTACTATTTGCTTCCATTAGCATTGTCAAAGATAAAGAGAATGGTATGCTGGGAAAAATACAGATAACAAGTACTAATAATGCAACTATCATATTGGGGAATTATCTGAGCCTAGTTGTTTCAGGCAGTATCATAGGAATGATCTTTTCCATAATCAATAGTGTATATGCTGCAGACAATCATCTAAAAATATTTTTTGGTACTTTTATTGCACTGCTAATGTTTGTAATAAGTATATCATCATTGATTATGTTCTTTACTAGTGTAATAGACAAGACTTCTACATTTACGATGATATTCACAATTTTTATACTGATTATGGGAATTGTCAGCGGTAGTTTTTTCAGTATTGATTTGCTTACTGGAGGTATTAAAAGTCTAAGCTATTTAATTCCTAATTATTGGACATTAAATTATCTGACAGATATTATTACTAAAGGATTTGATAGCATTGATTTATTGAAGTACATGGGAATAATGTTAGTGTATACAGTTATAATGATATTAATAACATATTCTATTAATAAATACAGGAGAAAGGTGATAAGATAA